In Dermacentor variabilis isolate Ectoservices chromosome 10, ASM5094787v1, whole genome shotgun sequence, the genomic window CCGCCATGTATATCTTcatggatataattgaacatgctctcaggaacggaggaaggttaaaagcagtgaagaagcggctaggaattggcaagaatgagatgtatgcattaagagacaaagccggcaatatcattactgatatggatgagatagctcaagtggctgaggagttctatagagatttatacagtaccagtgggagccacgacgataatagaagagaaaatagtccagaggaattcgaaatcccacaggtaacgccggaagaagtaaagaaagccttgggagatatgcaaagggggaaggcagctggggaggatcaggtaacagcagatttgttgaaggatggtgggcagattgttcaagagaaactcgccacactgtatacgcaatgcctcatgacctcgagcgtaccggaatcttggaagaacgctaacataatcctaatacataagaaaggggacgccaaggacttgaaaatttatagaccgatcagcttactgtcagttgcctacaaactatttactaaggtaatcgcaaatagaatcaggaacaccttagacttctgtcaagcaaaggatcaggcaggattccgtaaaggctactctacaatagaccatattcacgctatcaatcaggtgatagagaaatgtgcggaatataaccaacccttatatatagctttcactgattacgagaaagcgtttgattctgtcgaaacctcagcagtcatggaggcattacggaatcaggctgtagacgagccgtatgtaaaaatactgaaagatatctatagctgctccacagccaccgtagtcctccataagcaaagcaagaaaatcccaataaagaaaggcgtcaggcagggagatacgatctctccaatgctattcacagcgtgtttgcaggaggtattcagagacctagattgggaagaattggggataaaagttaatggagaatacctgagtaacttgcgattcgctgatgatattgccttgcttagtaactcaggggaccatttgcaatgcatgctcactgacctggagaggcaaagcagaagagtgggtctaaaaattaatctgcagaaaactaaagtaatgtttaacagtctcggaagagaacagcaatttgcaataggtagcgaagcactggaagtggtaagggaatacatctacttagggcaggtagtaacggcggatccggatcatgagacggaaataatgagaagaataagaatgggctggggtgcgtttggcaggcattctcagatgatgaacagcaggttgccattatccctcaagagaaaagtgtataatagctgtgtcttaccagtagtcacctacggggcagaaacctagaggcttacgaaaagggttctactcaattgaggacgcagatcgctaaaccattcactcttgtcatgcaggtgtttcagcgcgcattcgtgcgcctgtttcatccagccctagtgacggcttccctggcagccccgatgcaatatcgtgcttcgtcaggtgaaactgacaggattgcctgtcacccctccctgatgtgcgcccctggtttttcaactgcaccgaccttcaagcccctggatttcgtcgggagcggcggatctgcgttttcgatgacaccgctactgaagacggtggtgctcgatgcagcatggacgaacctgtcgtcatcgacatcaaccttacagtcaactacaaaagagcaggcactaccggtggcgccttgtgggctcggcggctgtgcacagacgcagatcgctaaaccattcactcttgtcatgcaggttgGTAAAGCTTACAGTCTTTTTTGTAAGAAGTCTAGCAATTATTTCCTGCTTCAGCTGCCGAGCCCGCACTGCTGCCTTCTTGTCGCTCTTGAGTGCTCTCATGTAATTCGTGCCTTGTTGATGATGTCGGGCGATATCGAAAGCAACCCGGGGCCTGACTCCAACGCTTTACTAGTTGAATTGAAGAATTTGTCTGCTGGACAGTTGAAATTAATCAGTCAGGTTCAAGACCTGAAAGTTCATTTATTGTCGACGGACAAAGCTATTGTTGATATGGGCAAACGCATGACTGACCTAGAGGGTCATTATCAAAATCTTGTCTCCCTGCGCTCTGACTTTGAAGCCGTCAGAACGTCTACCGCTCAAGTGGCCACAGTGGTACACAGGCTTGAaacgcgtattgatgacgccgaGAACCAGTCACGACGCAATAATCTTATTTTTTATGGCCTCCCTGAATCAACTGGATCAGAGGCGTTTGCCCAGACCGAGCAACTTATCATCAAGCACTGCCACGACCATCTTAATATTAGCATCGAGCTGAAGGAAATTGAGCGCGCACATCGTCTCGGTCATCGCACAGGTACTAACCGCCACCGTCCTGTCATAGCAAAATTCACCTTCCATAAAACAAAAGAATTGAttctttctaacggccgcaagttCAAAGGAACCAGCTTCAGCGTTGGAGAGGATTTCACTCGTTCCGTACAAAACGCTCGCAGGCACCTCATAACTTTCGCGAAAAGCAAATCATTACCTTTTTCTTTGCGATTAAAAACACTGCATATGGGTCATAAGCGCTACGTCTACGACGAGCAAACGCAGTCTGTCAAAGAAATAATATAGCAATTTCCCCGTCGTAAACATTTCTGCTACACTGTCAAACCCAAATCTAACATATCATTGTCTGTAATCTTTGCCAACGCACGCAGTTtccttcccaaacgtgacgcttTTTCCAACCTTGTTTTATCATCTAACAGTAATATAATGGtgataaccgaaacgtggctaacaGAAGATATAACAGACGCAGAAGTACTAGCCGACCTACCGGAATTTCTTGTCTACCGAAAGGATCGCAAAGGCATGCGGGGGGGCGGTGTACTGATTGCTGTGCATCAGCAGTTATCGTGCTCCGTAGCCAAAAACATCACTTCTGATCTTGAAGTATTATGGCTAATTATTCATGCTTCCCCCCATACTATCATTTTaggtgtttgctacaggcctccgaATAATATTCCAGATTTCTCATTTAAACTTAATAACAGTTTGAGTGACCTTAGTAATCAACACCCGCAAGCAGAAGTCCtcctttttggtgattttaactttcctcaAATAGACTGGAGCAATGACGTCCCTATAACTATGGGCAGTGAGCCTGCCAAAGATTTTGTGGATTTCTGCCTTAATTTTAATTTAACCCAACTTGTATCAGAACCTACACGCGTTGCACAGAGCACTTCTAGCATCTTAGATCTCATCCTAACCAGTAATCCGGAAAGCTTATCATCAATAGCATATCTACCTGAAGTCAGCGACCATAAAGTAATTCACGCCACATTTTCGTTTCAACCCGTGAAACGCCATTTAATCAGCAAAACAATCCGCCTGTACAATAAAGGTAATTATGATGCAATTAATAGTGATCTGAGCACGTTTCTTCCTACGTTCGTGAGGTTATGTTCTACACGCTCTATTaatgaaaactggtcaatatttaaaaacaaactAGGTGATCTCGTTGATAAATTCATACCAAGAATAACGTTCCGCGGAAATCGTAACAAACCATGGTTCACTAAAACGCTTAAGcgacttgaaaacaaaaagaaacgtctctTCCGCTCAGCCAAACTAAACGGACACCCCTCTGCTTGGGAGAAATATTTTGTAGCCGAGGACGATTATCTGAGGGCTATACGGAAAGCTAAATTCTCCTTTTTCCACGATGAGCTGCCTAAAATGCTTACGAACAGCCCTCGTCAATTTTGGCAAATAATAAACCCTCAGGAGGCGCGCATGATCAGCGTGTCAAATGCACATGGCGAAGTGGTCAGCGACAGCGAGTGGGCTGACATTTTTAACGCAGCCTTTTTCTCTGTATTTACTAACGAGACTTCAACTCCAGATCCTCCCACATCTACTAACATAACTGCGCGTATGTCGCCAATTATATTCTCGGCAGATGGAATCACTTCGATTATTGATAACATCAAGCTTTCATCGTCAGCAGGTGTAGATGATATTAATTCCAAGCTCTTAAAAAATATTAACCATGTATCTGCTGCGtacctaactttgttgttttCACAGTCACTCTCTACAGGCATCTTACCATCCGACTGGCAAGTgggcaaggtcgttccagtcttcaaatcaggcaacagagacaccccattaaattatcgccctatatcattaactagcgtcccctgcaaaatcatggaacacgtcatatactcgcatatcatgaactttttagactcaatctgtttttttcacccttgtcagcacggatttcgaaaaggctactcttgcgaaacacagctggcaattttccttcacgacctgcatgttaaccttgacagtaaccttcagactgacgccatattcctggattttgcaagagcatttgacacagttcctCATAAACGTTTGCTGCTAAAATTGTCTCAGTTAAATTTACACCCCGACGTACTAAAATGGATAGAAGCAttcttgactaaccgctctcagtttgtttgtGTTAATAACCATTATTCTAGCCGACtccccgtaacatcaggcgtcccccagggatccgtcttgggaccacttctttttttaatttacattaacgatctaccaacgcatgtattatgtaacattcgcatgtttgcagatgattgtgtaatctaccgcAAAGTTACTAACACATCTGACCACACACTCATCCAGAACGATCTCAATaatgtacaagaatggtgtaatcgctggctaatgaacctaaatcctaacaaatgtaaactcgtgtctttcacTCGCAGCCGTAACCCCCACACATTTACCTATTCCATTGCTgatgttccaatagaatcagtccaatcattcaaatacctcggtgtcatcctATCTTGTGATCTGTCCTAGCGCTTGCACGCTACTAACATCATCTCAGCTGCTAATAGATCACTGGGATTTCTTAGACGACATCTGCGTCATACCCCACAACAAGTAAAAGCGTTAGCCTATAAATCATTTGTAagatcgaaacttgaatatgcatctcccatctggaatccgcatcagatttatatcataaatgcacttgaggctgtgcaaaatcgcgctactaggttcattcaatcttcatattcatacgatatcagcatttcatcgatGAAAGCGCAATCTGGCTTGGAAACactttctttccgtcgacaggttgccaccctctctctcttccgttcattttttttcagctccctaaatcacccaccgtacatcacgcccccttcatacatatctcatcgcatcggtcatccgcttcaagttgcacgcgcacgtgcccggaccaccacttttcaagcatcattttttattcgagcatcaagggactggaacggccttccacacgccatcgcagccattacaagcccatctgcctttactgaagctgttgtcacccatATCTCAAAAATGAACAcctgtttctaatgtttattttattaaccaccccttatgtaatacccctctaatggggtttttaaggtaataaagtgaagtgaagtgaagacgcaacgagctatggaaagaagaatggtgggtgtaaagttaagggataagaaaagagcagattgggtgagggaacaaacgcgagttaatgacatcatagctaaaatcaagaaaaagaaatgggggccatgggtaggacatgtaatgaggagggaagataaccgatggtcattaagagttacggactggattccaagggaagggaagcgtagcaggggccggcagaaagttaggtaggcggatgagattaggaagtttgcagggatgacatggctacaataagtacatgaccggggttgttggagaagtatgggagaggcctttgccctgcagtgggcgtaaccaggctgatgatgatgatatcttcATGActtcaagccatcctgcagctgATGACATTTAAGTGCTCTCTCCGGTAAGGGACGTTTTGCTCGCCGGAAACGTCACCGTGCCGAACACCCTCGTGACTGTCCCAGCGATCGCGTCTGCATTCCTTTTTCGGACTTCAGCGCATCACCTCAACTGATTCCAGCAGGTATGTCACTCGCCGCCACCACTTCAGCTGAAGACTGCGAAATTTGTGCGTTGGATCCCTCAAGCCCTCCAGTTCATTCTTAATTTGTGCCACAACCTGTTCGCCGCGCGATGTCTTTGACAGAATGATCCCTGCTGACCTTTCTCCTGTTCAAGCCACTGACCTTCGCCTCCTCCTGGAGTCATGCCATGATATTTTTGACATGAGAGATCGTTATTCGAGCCAGACATGTGTTACACAGCATCTGATCGACACAAGGAACGC contains:
- the LOC142559387 gene encoding uncharacterized protein LOC142559387 yields the protein MQVGKAYSLFCKKSSNYFLLQLPSPHCCLLVALECSHVIRALLMMSGDIESNPGPDSNALLVELKNLSAGQLKLISQVQDLKVHLLSTDKAIVDMGKRMTDLEGHYQNLVSLRSDFEAVRTSTAQVATVVHRLETRIDDAENQSRRNNLIFYGLPESTGSEAFAQTEQLIIKHCHDHLNISIELKEIERAHRLGHRTGTNRHRPVIAKFTFHKTKELILSNGRKFKGTSFSVGEDFTRSVQNARRHLITFAKSKSLPFSLRLKTLHMGHKRYVYDEQTQSVKEII